Proteins from one Enterobacter bugandensis genomic window:
- a CDS encoding serine/threonine protein kinase: MTDNDNNRTVPNALPVGYRFNEFEIKEVIGGGGFGIVYRAWDHQLERTIAIKEFMPSSLAVRGDDMTLVLRSERFGKAFSAGLNSFIQEARLLARFNHPNLLHVLRFWVQNDTAYMGTLFYSGTTLSRLREEKPELINEAWIRRTLPMLFGAIKTIHDEGYLHRDISLDNIQIQDNGLPVLLDFGSARRTIGNLSDETETMLRPGFAPIEQYTDDNESEQGPWTDIYALGAVLRTLIVGSPPPVSVVRSIQDTCKPLVEIMPQGYSIPLLQAIDRALALHMEDRPQSIDEFAALIEMPVAGINDVLTAKKTGTMLVPVEEEKPASVLDWRRYKIPGMVAAGVLVGVVAGAMLFSGGNDAPEQAAQAPSETRPTETAANAPEVKPETATVSESATAQQTPPPADASPVALVYIRIQDGETLKVNGEPKALRPATNGYASLKLPAGETKIELQGNGRTRSQTLDISKPGTWLVNP; this comes from the coding sequence ATGACGGATAATGATAACAATCGGACTGTCCCAAACGCGCTCCCGGTCGGGTACCGCTTCAACGAGTTTGAAATCAAAGAGGTGATCGGCGGCGGCGGTTTTGGCATTGTCTATCGCGCGTGGGATCACCAGCTCGAACGCACTATCGCTATCAAAGAATTTATGCCTTCCTCGCTCGCCGTGCGCGGCGACGACATGACCCTGGTGCTGCGCAGCGAGCGCTTTGGCAAAGCATTTTCCGCGGGCCTGAACAGCTTTATTCAGGAAGCGCGTCTGCTGGCGCGTTTTAACCACCCGAACCTGCTGCACGTCCTGCGTTTCTGGGTGCAAAACGACACGGCTTACATGGGGACGCTGTTTTATAGCGGCACCACGCTTTCACGCCTGCGCGAAGAAAAACCGGAGCTGATCAACGAGGCCTGGATCCGCCGCACGCTGCCGATGCTGTTCGGGGCGATCAAGACCATCCACGACGAAGGCTATCTGCACCGCGACATCTCGCTGGATAATATTCAGATCCAGGATAACGGCCTGCCGGTGCTGCTCGATTTCGGCTCCGCGCGCCGCACCATCGGCAACCTTTCCGACGAAACGGAAACCATGCTGCGCCCCGGCTTTGCGCCGATTGAGCAGTACACCGACGACAACGAGAGCGAGCAGGGGCCGTGGACGGATATTTACGCCCTCGGCGCGGTGCTGCGTACCCTGATTGTGGGTTCTCCGCCGCCGGTCAGCGTGGTGCGCTCCATCCAGGATACCTGTAAGCCGCTGGTGGAAATCATGCCGCAGGGCTACTCCATTCCGCTGCTGCAGGCCATCGACCGCGCGCTGGCGCTGCACATGGAGGACCGTCCGCAGTCTATCGACGAATTCGCGGCGCTGATTGAGATGCCGGTCGCCGGGATCAACGACGTGCTCACCGCCAAAAAGACCGGCACCATGCTGGTTCCGGTTGAGGAAGAGAAGCCAGCTTCGGTGCTCGACTGGCGTCGCTATAAGATCCCGGGCATGGTTGCCGCGGGCGTGCTGGTGGGCGTTGTCGCCGGGGCGATGCTGTTCAGCGGTGGGAATGATGCGCCTGAGCAGGCTGCCCAGGCCCCGTCAGAGACGCGTCCGACAGAAACTGCCGCGAACGCGCCAGAGGTGAAGCCAGAAACGGCGACGGTGAGCGAGTCAGCGACGGCGCAACAGACGCCACCACCTGCCGACGCCAGCCCGGTCGCGCTGGTTTATATCCGTATCCAGGACGGTGAAACGCTGAAAGTGAACGGCGAACCAAAAGCGCTGCGTCCGGCGACCAACGGCTATGCCTCGCTCAAGCTGCCAGCCGGTGAGACGAAGATTGAGCTGCAGGGCAACGGGAGAACGCGCAGCCAGACGCTGGATATCAGCAAGCCGGGCACCTGGCTGGTGAATCCTTAG
- a CDS encoding type VI secretion system Vgr family protein yields MLNRITVQLPVEGLLFWKLTGREAMSESFALTLTVLGTDARIDRTKLLGQPVTVTIPTQNLLTSRYINGKITRVAVSAVELTGTRYAVYQLMVEPDLWPMKRDRNLRIFQGQTVPQIVKTLLGEHQVNVEDKLTGSYRVWDYCVQYQESSLDFISRLMELEGIAYHFRHDADKHTLVLTDAATQHQPFSGYEVIPYHQTPSGGSTDEEGISQWALEDSVTPGIYSLDDYDFRKPNAWLFQAQQNPASPKPGSIDVYDWPGRFVDKGHGEFYARIRQERWQVEHQQIQATATAAGIAPGHTFTLTSAPFFSDNGEYLVTAAGYHFEENRYASGEGETIHRTDFTVIPSAVVYRPAQSTAWPRTYGPQTAKVVGPKGESIWTDKYGRVKVKFHWDRLAKGDDTSSCWVRVSSAWAGQGYGGVQIPRVGDEVVVDFINGDPDRPIITGRVYNDASMPPWALPAAATQMGFYSRSKDGHKDNANILRFEDKAGHEQIWIHAEKNMDTDIENSETHDVGVDRRKTIGQDENITIKRNLKSDVGNNETHNIGNKHVINVGKDQTVLTMDKEGNALLESVTTIKLKVKDNYILIAPDTIEIHVGQGNLKAEAVEQAIFKGDELTRLGDGINTELKANDTVSITGTNLTDIKGAIVKVNS; encoded by the coding sequence ATGCTCAACCGAATTACCGTTCAGCTCCCGGTGGAGGGGCTTCTGTTCTGGAAACTGACGGGCCGCGAGGCGATGTCCGAGTCGTTTGCGCTGACGCTGACCGTGCTCGGCACGGACGCGCGCATTGACCGCACTAAGCTGCTGGGCCAGCCGGTCACGGTGACCATCCCGACGCAGAATCTGCTGACGTCCCGCTATATTAACGGAAAAATTACCCGCGTGGCGGTCAGCGCCGTTGAGCTGACGGGCACCCGCTATGCGGTGTACCAGCTGATGGTGGAGCCGGACCTGTGGCCGATGAAGCGCGACCGTAACCTGCGTATTTTCCAGGGCCAGACTGTGCCGCAGATTGTGAAAACCCTGCTGGGTGAGCATCAGGTCAACGTTGAGGATAAGCTCACCGGCAGCTACCGGGTGTGGGACTACTGCGTGCAGTATCAGGAGTCGAGCCTGGACTTCATCAGCCGCCTGATGGAGCTGGAGGGGATTGCCTATCACTTCAGACACGATGCGGACAAGCACACCCTTGTGCTCACCGATGCCGCCACGCAGCATCAGCCGTTCAGCGGCTACGAGGTCATTCCTTACCACCAGACGCCGTCCGGCGGCAGCACGGATGAAGAGGGCATCAGCCAGTGGGCGCTGGAGGACAGCGTGACGCCGGGGATTTACAGCCTCGACGACTATGACTTCCGCAAGCCGAACGCGTGGCTTTTCCAGGCCCAGCAGAATCCGGCGTCGCCGAAGCCGGGCAGCATCGACGTGTACGACTGGCCGGGTCGCTTTGTGGACAAAGGTCACGGGGAGTTTTATGCCCGTATCCGTCAGGAGCGCTGGCAGGTTGAGCACCAGCAGATTCAGGCCACCGCCACGGCGGCGGGGATTGCGCCCGGGCACACCTTCACGTTAACCAGCGCGCCGTTCTTCAGCGACAACGGGGAGTATCTGGTGACGGCGGCGGGCTACCACTTCGAGGAGAACCGCTACGCCAGCGGCGAGGGGGAGACCATACACCGTACCGATTTCACGGTCATTCCGTCGGCGGTGGTTTACCGTCCGGCGCAGAGCACGGCTTGGCCGCGCACCTACGGCCCGCAGACCGCGAAGGTAGTGGGGCCGAAGGGGGAGAGCATCTGGACGGATAAATATGGCCGGGTGAAGGTGAAGTTCCACTGGGACCGGCTGGCGAAGGGCGATGACACCAGCTCCTGCTGGGTTCGCGTGTCGAGCGCGTGGGCAGGCCAGGGCTACGGCGGGGTGCAGATCCCGCGCGTCGGCGACGAGGTGGTGGTGGACTTTATCAACGGCGACCCGGACCGTCCGATTATTACCGGCCGCGTGTATAACGACGCGAGCATGCCGCCGTGGGCGCTTCCGGCTGCGGCGACGCAGATGGGTTTTTATAGCCGCAGCAAAGATGGCCATAAAGACAATGCCAATATTCTCCGTTTTGAAGATAAAGCCGGGCACGAGCAGATCTGGATCCATGCAGAAAAAAATATGGATACGGATATTGAAAATTCTGAAACTCATGATGTCGGTGTCGATCGTAGAAAAACCATCGGACAGGATGAGAATATTACGATTAAGCGGAACCTGAAATCAGATGTAGGTAATAATGAAACGCATAATATTGGTAACAAGCACGTTATAAACGTTGGGAAAGATCAAACCGTCTTGACCATGGATAAAGAAGGTAACGCGCTGCTGGAATCTGTGACCACGATTAAACTCAAAGTTAAAGACAATTATATTCTGATCGCCCCGGATACCATTGAGATTCACGTAGGCCAAGGCAACCTCAAAGCAGAGGCTGTGGAACAAGCCATCTTCAAAGGTGATGAGCTTACAAGACTAGGTGATGGGATCAATACCGAGCTCAAAGCAAATGATACGGTGAGTATAACGGGAACTAACCTTACCGATATTAAGGGCGCGATTGTAAAAGTTAACAGTTAA
- a CDS encoding PAAR domain-containing protein, with the protein MGKPAARARIDSSAHTGPIQSGSPNVIIGGFPAARKGDPLSCSQHGQGSILSGSTTVFVNGLPLAREGDKTGCNTSATPAVASTQPAPPQYWGGTAAKDAGKDGAIHGDVYDARVLGAYASLEDKSGFGTPDTASAGFALADITVGNTKSQDKYKGEVRTKVGVATASGTLVTDRADYGAINLNANATAIQYGASGSIGKEGQQYGGVGGDVYLATAEAKAVSELYDGNKGRYGFNVELGAEAAAVKGEATAKADFYGVVVADGKLSGSAGSAGASAGVGTWIDSTDYSFNLKVSGELAAALGLGGDASIKFALKPILDWIYDDDESKPSPAAGSGDGVIKTGCVTVLIGD; encoded by the coding sequence ATGGGAAAACCAGCCGCCAGAGCGCGCATTGATTCCAGCGCACATACTGGCCCAATTCAAAGCGGAAGTCCCAACGTAATTATTGGCGGATTTCCGGCAGCACGAAAAGGCGACCCGCTTTCATGCTCCCAACATGGTCAGGGAAGTATTCTCAGTGGTTCAACAACGGTATTTGTGAATGGTTTGCCTCTCGCCAGGGAAGGTGACAAGACGGGTTGCAATACCTCAGCAACCCCTGCGGTCGCATCCACTCAACCCGCACCTCCGCAATACTGGGGCGGAACGGCGGCGAAGGATGCGGGTAAAGATGGTGCTATACATGGTGATGTTTACGACGCCCGTGTGCTTGGCGCCTATGCAAGCCTTGAAGATAAATCCGGCTTTGGAACACCCGATACGGCTTCAGCCGGATTCGCACTTGCCGATATCACGGTCGGGAATACAAAAAGTCAGGATAAATATAAAGGCGAGGTACGTACTAAAGTAGGGGTGGCGACTGCCAGCGGCACGTTAGTGACCGATCGAGCTGATTACGGGGCGATTAATCTCAATGCAAACGCCACCGCAATACAATATGGCGCCTCGGGAAGCATTGGAAAAGAAGGGCAACAATACGGCGGCGTCGGTGGGGATGTATACCTGGCAACCGCTGAAGCGAAGGCCGTCAGTGAACTATATGACGGAAATAAAGGGCGTTATGGTTTTAATGTTGAACTTGGCGCAGAAGCCGCGGCGGTCAAAGGAGAGGCGACGGCTAAAGCCGATTTTTATGGCGTAGTCGTTGCCGATGGCAAGCTTTCAGGGAGTGCAGGGAGCGCTGGCGCTTCTGCAGGCGTGGGAACCTGGATTGATAGCACTGATTATTCATTTAACCTTAAGGTGTCCGGTGAGCTTGCAGCGGCGCTCGGTCTGGGAGGGGATGCCAGTATCAAATTTGCTCTCAAACCGATTCTTGACTGGATTTATGACGATGATGAAAGTAAGCCGTCCCCAGCGGCGGGCAGTGGCGATGGTGTGATTAAGACTGGCTGTGTTACAGTCCTGATAGGAGATTAA